ttgttattgttatatcAGTAGAATGTCCAAAATCTTCGAAAAGGCCGATAATGCCGGCTCTCACAACAATGCGCTTCCGATGctattaaataacattattaattaagccACGTTTTTTTCGGACACGGTGTTTTagtcttttaataatttgctttctttttatctaCGTGATAGGCTCGCCGGACATCCTCGGGCATTACATCTCTTTACGTTATTCCCTTTGCTCGCGGAAGGACCGGGAGTCGCGCCATTAATTCGTCTTGCTCTTACGATGATGACGGTGATGATGCAGATGATGGTGTCGCAGCTGGGAGCGCGTCTCCTGCACGGCCGCCACCAAGGTGCGCACCGCCTCCTCGTGGCCCTCGAAGCTGTCCGCTTTCTTCAGCTGGCCGAGGGACGACGCGCCACCCCCTGGGCCCtcgccaccaccgccgccgcgctTGCTCTTGGGCCGCGGGAAGGTCTCCCAGGAACGCTGCTTCTGCACGAGAGACGACGACGTCCGTGACGTCGGTCCGATCAAAACGACCAGTGTTTTCCGTGGGTCCTGCGCGACGGATTGTTGACCTACCGTCCCATCGGCGATGCTCGACCGCCTGCTGTTGCCGGAACCGGTCGTGCTCAAGCTGTCGCAGCTggcgcgccgccgccgcctcgtGTCCGCCTTCCCGTCGCCGTAGAACAACTCCTCGGAGTCGCTGGCCGGGTAGATCTTGGTCACTTTGCCCGCCAGCGCCGGTATCGAATCGTCCGTCGGCACCGCATGCACCTGCGCCTGAACGCGCTTCTTCGCTTCGCCCAGGCTCGACGCCTCCGAGATTCGTTGGTATTCGCCTTCCTCACCTGCTGGAAGCACAGAAACATTTTAGGGGACTGTCTTGGCCTCTTAGCGAGTGCGGCGTGTTGCGTGATTGCTGCAAATTCGCCGCGTTGGCgaatgacttttttttttttatctcggGTGGATGACAATGTGCAATTGGTATTCACGTGTGCCCATCTTATATCGTTTACTAGTATACATCGACTAacgtacattttttattcatgtatatttacatagATCGTGTACATAAGCGTGTGCGACGAACGGCGAGATAACTTTACGCATTCGGCCGTCGTGACGTTCATCGCCTCTCTAAGTCTAAACCCGAAATTTCGCCCCGGATTGGACTACAAAGGAGGACCTGCGTGTCATAATGTATCAGTATATGTAATCGCGCGCGGCGACTCGTCCGTCCTTACCCATGTGCGGCTGCTGCGAGTCGGTGCACCTTTCCGCTTGATCGAGCGCCTCGGCGGACGTGTCCCCGGCGCCGCCTTTCAGCGAGCGGTACAGCGAGCGCATCTTGCCGCCGGACGAATGCCCGGGCGGTGTCTTCGGCTTCGTGCTGTCCGGCGACTTGCGCGAGCGCCGGCTCTGGCTGCGATCGCGACCGTCCTCGCGTCCCGGCGACTTCTTGCGATCGTCCTTCTGCGTCCTGGCCTTCTCGATCAGCTGACTCAGCACGCCCCGCTTGGTCGGGTCGGTCGATTTTGCCGTCCCGTAGACAACTATGTTGCCGCTCGAGTCCAAGACCGCGCCGACACCGCCGGACGGCGTGCGGCATCGCGTCGGGACCTCCTTCGCTTCTGAACGAAAAATTCGCAATCggttattatttagaaatttgcCTTCACTATTTTATCGCAAACGCAAGATGTCAGATTGGAGAATTTataacaatgttaaaatcaaataacatCTATCGTATCTGAAGATTGTTGAAAACAAAGGTGCGTACATTAATGAATAAagatttgttacaaaaattgcTAACTTTCCAAGAAGTCAAGCCAATACtttcgcgctctctctctctctcaccctTCATGTATAACGCGTTGTCGGCACTTGTGGCAGTGCTACGTGGATGACGATGATCCTTCGTCGGTGCTTGAGCCTGCGGATGTGGTTCCTGCATCTGCAGACGCGCCAGGTGATCCAGCAGCGCGTGCAGATGTTGATTGTCGACTGCGTCCGCCGCGGCCATGCTGACTTCGCCGGCGCCGATGCCCGTGGAGAACGATTTGACGAAGGGCTCTAGGTGCTGGGCGAGCGCCTGTAGTTTCTTCACTTCGCTCCTCAGCGACAATATGTCGTTCATCTAAAACGATAAATTTGCGAACGAAGGATTAGAAAGACGCGAAGAGCGCGGGTTCGATTTaggaggaaaagaaaaatgcacCTGCGAATGAAAGATTTCCTTTTCTATGTGAATTCTGCACACTTGCTCCTCCCAGAGCGCGTCAAAGACATTCCTCAGTCGCTCTAATTCTATTTGATGATGCTCCAATTGTTGCTCCAGCAAGCGGCAATCCCTCGCGACGTGGTCGTAGCGCGTGCCCAACGGCGGCGTGTTCGCCCTCTTCAACACGGAAACGTCCCGCTGCAACTCGCCCAGTCGTTCCTTCACCGTCATCAGTTGCTGACTCAGTTCCTTCAGTTGGTTGTCGAAGGTCCGACAGTGATTAGAGAACGGGCCGCAGTCGGGGCCGCCTTTCGGCGGTAGCCTCTGAGTAGTCTTGCTTTGCTGGAAAAACGTATTCCTGATGTAACACGCGATCGAACAATACAATACGaaagtaaataacaaaaattggagagacatttaagaaataaaatctctCTGTTAatgtcaaaagaaaaaaatccacccgtaatgtaatatttaaaaatctaagTCTTGTCGAACGTCACTAAAGTTCttcatttttctcaattttattttataaaaaaatattactttttgcTCATATCttgataagaaaattaaatatttaataacatagctaaaaataaaagatgcaaTCACGATGAACGGAgcaatttttctattcttcttGCGACTTATTACTTTGCGTACTTGAAGTACTTGCGGATCCGGTTGGGGTATCGTGTGGCCGCCGATCGTCTCCGACCGATCGTACAGAGACTCAACAGTGGCGGTCTTCGGTATCTGCATCTGGCCAATGTACGGTTGCAGGGCGCGGGCGAAGTCTCCGCGATAGTTCGTCTTGATGTACGCGGCGAGCAGAGGCGGCCGCGACGGATGGCCCAGCTGAGCGACGCGGCTCAGTCGCTCCAGCATCGGATGCGCCAGCTCCAGGAACTGGTACTTGGTCGCGCCGCTGGTGAACGCGGTGCACAGCATCAGGTGCATCTGCAGCACGGGCAGCGCGCTGCCCAGCGCGATCAGTTGCGTGCGCACCATGCGCTCCTTGGTCTCGAATTGACGCTGCAGCTCCGCGATCACGTAAGTGTGCGTCTTGGTGATCGCTTCCTGCATGCCCTGGCAGAACGCGCCCAGCGCGCGCTTCTCGGACTCGAGACTGTGGCGCAGCTCGTCCAGCTGGGACTTGAGCGCGAGCACGCCGTCGCGGATGCCGGCCTGCAGCTCGCAGATCGAGTTCACCGCGCGCTCCATCTTCTTCGAGGCCT
Above is a genomic segment from Linepithema humile isolate Giens D197 chromosome 6, Lhum_UNIL_v1.0, whole genome shotgun sequence containing:
- the LOC105678825 gene encoding RING finger protein 207-like isoform X5; amino-acid sequence: MASSGSAVDGVGDDGTTGVPGGGPRNPLTCGICHEYYNEPCLLSCFHTFCARCIHGPHIDGTIKCPICGLIPRQQTQLKEGAQLPPPDQLIRQLVELANSENPPCANCDKRDKTTMFFCTTCGQALCTHCRENTHRAKMFSTHEVLHMSKCAKDTQRRCPNHGEQYIMYSQSAKCMLCATCFRDTPADARVHCVDIESAWQQASKKMERAVNSICELQAGIRDGVLALKSQLDELRHSLESEKRALGAFCQGMQEAITKTHTYVIAELQRQFETKERMVRTQLIALGSALPVLQMHLMLCTAFTSGATKYQFLELAHPMLERLSRVAQLGHPSRPPLLAAYIKTNYRGDFARALQPYIGQMQIPKTATVESLYDRSETIGGHTIPQPDPQVLQQSKTTQRLPPKGGPDCGPFSNHCRTFDNQLKELSQQLMTVKERLGELQRDVSVLKRANTPPLGTRYDHVARDCRLLEQQLEHHQIELERLRNVFDALWEEQVCRIHIEKEIFHSQMNDILSLRSEVKKLQALAQHLEPFVKSFSTGIGAGEVSMAAADAVDNQHLHALLDHLARLQMQEPHPQAQAPTKDHRHPRSTATSADNALYMKEAKEVPTRCRTPSGGVGAVLDSSGNIVVYGTAKSTDPTKRGVLSQLIEKARTQKDDRKKSPGREDGRDRSQSRRSRKSPDSTKPKTPPGHSSGGKMRSLYRSLKGGAGDTSAEALDQAERCTDSQQPHMAGEEGEYQRISEASSLGEAKKRVQAQVHAVPTDDSIPALAGKVTKIYPASDSEELFYGDGKADTRRRRRASCDSLSTTGSGNSRRSSIADGTKQRSWETFPRPKSKRGGGGGEGPGGGASSLGQLKKADSFEGHEEAVRTLVAAVQETRSQLRHHHLHHHRHHRKSKTN
- the LOC105678825 gene encoding RING finger protein 207-like isoform X1, with amino-acid sequence MASSGSAVDGVGDDGTTGVPGGGPRNPLTCGICHEYYNEPCLLSCFHTFCARCIHGPHIDGTIKCPICGLIPRQQTQLKEGAQLPPPDQLIRQLVELANSENPPCANCDKRDKTTMFFCTTCGQALCTHCRENTHRAKMFSTHEVLHMSKCAKDTQRRCPNHGEQYIMYSQSAKCMLCATCFRDTPADARVHCVDIESAWQQASKKMERAVNSICELQAGIRDGVLALKSQLDELRHSLESEKRALGAFCQGMQEAITKTHTYVIAELQRQFETKERMVRTQLIALGSALPVLQMHLMLCTAFTSGATKYQFLELAHPMLERLSRVAQLGHPSRPPLLAAYIKTNYRGDFARALQPYIGQMQIPKTATVESLYDRSETIGGHTIPQPDPQVLQQSKTTQRLPPKGGPDCGPFSNHCRTFDNQLKELSQQLMTVKERLGELQRDVSVLKRANTPPLGTRYDHVARDCRLLEQQLEHHQIELERLRNVFDALWEEQVCRIHIEKEIFHSQMNDILSLRSEVKKLQALAQHLEPFVKSFSTGIGAGEVSMAAADAVDNQHLHALLDHLARLQMQEPHPQAQAPTKDHRHPRSTATSADNALYMKEAKEVPTRCRTPSGGVGAVLDSSGNIVVYGTAKSTDPTKRGVLSQLIEKARTQKDDRKKSPGREDGRDRSQSRRSRKSPDSTKPKTPPGHSSGGKMRSLYRSLKGGAGDTSAEALDQAERCTDSQQPHMAGEEGEYQRISEASSLGEAKKRVQAQVHAVPTDDSIPALAGKVTKIYPASDSEELFYGDGKADTRRRRRASCDSLSTTGSGNSRRSSIADGTVGQQSVAQDPRKTLVVLIGPTSRTSSSLVQKQRSWETFPRPKSKRGGGGGEGPGGGASSLGQLKKADSFEGHEEAVRTLVAAVQETRSQLRHHHLHHHRHHRKSKTN
- the LOC105678825 gene encoding RING finger protein 207-like isoform X3, whose amino-acid sequence is MASSGSAVDGVGDDGTTGVPGGGPRNPLTCGICHEYYNEPCLLSCFHTFCARCIHGPHIDGTIKCPICGQQTQLKEGAQLPPPDQLIRQLVELANSENPPCANCDKRDKTTMFFCTTCGQALCTHCRENTHRAKMFSTHEVLHMSKCAKDTQRRCPNHGEQYIMYSQSAKCMLCATCFRDTPADARVHCVDIESAWQQASKKMERAVNSICELQAGIRDGVLALKSQLDELRHSLESEKRALGAFCQGMQEAITKTHTYVIAELQRQFETKERMVRTQLIALGSALPVLQMHLMLCTAFTSGATKYQFLELAHPMLERLSRVAQLGHPSRPPLLAAYIKTNYRGDFARALQPYIGQMQIPKTATVESLYDRSETIGGHTIPQPDPQVLQQSKTTQRLPPKGGPDCGPFSNHCRTFDNQLKELSQQLMTVKERLGELQRDVSVLKRANTPPLGTRYDHVARDCRLLEQQLEHHQIELERLRNVFDALWEEQVCRIHIEKEIFHSQMNDILSLRSEVKKLQALAQHLEPFVKSFSTGIGAGEVSMAAADAVDNQHLHALLDHLARLQMQEPHPQAQAPTKDHRHPRSTATSADNALYMKEAKEVPTRCRTPSGGVGAVLDSSGNIVVYGTAKSTDPTKRGVLSQLIEKARTQKDDRKKSPGREDGRDRSQSRRSRKSPDSTKPKTPPGHSSGGKMRSLYRSLKGGAGDTSAEALDQAERCTDSQQPHMAGEEGEYQRISEASSLGEAKKRVQAQVHAVPTDDSIPALAGKVTKIYPASDSEELFYGDGKADTRRRRRASCDSLSTTGSGNSRRSSIADGTVGQQSVAQDPRKTLVVLIGPTSRTSSSLVQKQRSWETFPRPKSKRGGGGGEGPGGGASSLGQLKKADSFEGHEEAVRTLVAAVQETRSQLRHHHLHHHRHHRKSKTN
- the LOC105678825 gene encoding RING finger protein 207-like isoform X4, producing the protein MASSGSAVDGVGDDGTTGVPGGGPRNPLTCGICHEYYNEPCLLSCFHTFCARCIHGPHIDGTIKCPICGQQTQLKEGAQLPPPDQLIRQLVELANSENPPCANCDKRDKTTMFFCTTCGQALCTHCRENTHRAKMFSTHEVLHMSKCAKDTQRRCPNHGEQYIMYSQSAKCMLCATCFRDTPADARVHCVDIESAWQQASKKMERAVNSICELQAGIRDGVLALKSQLDELRHSLESEKRALGAFCQGMQEAITKTHTYVIAELQRQFETKERMVRTQLIALGSALPVLQMHLMLCTAFTSGATKYQFLELAHPMLERLSRVAQLGHPSRPPLLAAYIKTNYRGDFARALQPYIGQMQIPKTATVESLYDRSETIGGHTIPQPDPQVLQQSKTTQRLPPKGGPDCGPFSNHCRTFDNQLKELSQQLMTVKERLGELQRDVSVLKRANTPPLGTRYDHVARDCRLLEQQLEHHQIELERLRNVFDALWEEQVCRIHIEKEIFHSQMNDILSLRSEVKKLQALAQHLEPFVKSFSTGIGAGEVSMAAADAVDNQHLHALLDHLARLQMQEPHPQAQAPTKDHRHPRSTATSADNALYMKEAKEVPTRCRTPSGGVGAVLDSSGNIVVYGTAKSTDPTKRGVLSQLIEKARTQKDDRKKSPGREDGRDRSQSRRSRKSPDSTKPKTPPGHSSGGKMRSLYRSLKGGAGDTSAEALDQAERCTDSQQPHMGEEGEYQRISEASSLGEAKKRVQAQVHAVPTDDSIPALAGKVTKIYPASDSEELFYGDGKADTRRRRRASCDSLSTTGSGNSRRSSIADGTVGQQSVAQDPRKTLVVLIGPTSRTSSSLVQKQRSWETFPRPKSKRGGGGGEGPGGGASSLGQLKKADSFEGHEEAVRTLVAAVQETRSQLRHHHLHHHRHHRKSKTN
- the LOC105678825 gene encoding RING finger protein 207-like isoform X2, with the protein product MASSGSAVDGVGDDGTTGVPGGGPRNPLTCGICHEYYNEPCLLSCFHTFCARCIHGPHIDGTIKCPICGLIPRQQTQLKEGAQLPPPDQLIRQLVELANSENPPCANCDKRDKTTMFFCTTCGQALCTHCRENTHRAKMFSTHEVLHMSKCAKDTQRRCPNHGEQYIMYSQSAKCMLCATCFRDTPADARVHCVDIESAWQQASKKMERAVNSICELQAGIRDGVLALKSQLDELRHSLESEKRALGAFCQGMQEAITKTHTYVIAELQRQFETKERMVRTQLIALGSALPVLQMHLMLCTAFTSGATKYQFLELAHPMLERLSRVAQLGHPSRPPLLAAYIKTNYRGDFARALQPYIGQMQIPKTATVESLYDRSETIGGHTIPQPDPQVLQQSKTTQRLPPKGGPDCGPFSNHCRTFDNQLKELSQQLMTVKERLGELQRDVSVLKRANTPPLGTRYDHVARDCRLLEQQLEHHQIELERLRNVFDALWEEQVCRIHIEKEIFHSQMNDILSLRSEVKKLQALAQHLEPFVKSFSTGIGAGEVSMAAADAVDNQHLHALLDHLARLQMQEPHPQAQAPTKDHRHPRSTATSADNALYMKEAKEVPTRCRTPSGGVGAVLDSSGNIVVYGTAKSTDPTKRGVLSQLIEKARTQKDDRKKSPGREDGRDRSQSRRSRKSPDSTKPKTPPGHSSGGKMRSLYRSLKGGAGDTSAEALDQAERCTDSQQPHMGEEGEYQRISEASSLGEAKKRVQAQVHAVPTDDSIPALAGKVTKIYPASDSEELFYGDGKADTRRRRRASCDSLSTTGSGNSRRSSIADGTVGQQSVAQDPRKTLVVLIGPTSRTSSSLVQKQRSWETFPRPKSKRGGGGGEGPGGGASSLGQLKKADSFEGHEEAVRTLVAAVQETRSQLRHHHLHHHRHHRKSKTN